Proteins encoded together in one Nitrospirota bacterium window:
- a CDS encoding ammonium transporter: protein MAEEAAAPVPAATAAAPAPKIDSGDTAWMIVATAMVMLMSIPGLALFYGGLAKRKDSLNTMAMTFVTFCIVSVLWVIYGYSFSFDTDIKGIIGGASKLFIRGVGPNSISDLAKTIPEYIFIAYQLTFAAITVALASGAYIERMKFSAWLLFSVLWMTIVYLPVAHWVWGNGFLAKAGALDFAGGTVVHINAGIAALVGALLLGKRREKAIMPHNLTLVVTGAGLLWFGWFGFNAGSALAASGLAGAAFINTNTATAVAAIAWMVVEWMHSGKPTVLGLASGAVGGLVAITPAAGFVNISGAIIIGIAAGVIPFFAVAKMKPAFGYDDTLDAFGIHGVGGTIGAILTGVFADPAINEAGKGLLYGNPIQVWIQIKAVAVTLLYSGVMTFIIFKVIKAIVGIRVDGEDEYVGLDESQHGEKAYNL, encoded by the coding sequence ATGGCAGAGGAAGCGGCAGCACCGGTGCCGGCCGCTACAGCGGCAGCTCCTGCGCCGAAGATCGACAGCGGGGATACAGCCTGGATGATCGTGGCCACGGCGATGGTCATGCTCATGTCCATACCCGGGCTTGCCTTGTTCTACGGTGGCCTGGCAAAGAGAAAGGATTCGCTCAATACGATGGCAATGACCTTTGTCACGTTCTGCATCGTAAGCGTGCTCTGGGTCATCTACGGCTACTCCTTCTCGTTCGACACGGATATCAAGGGCATCATCGGGGGAGCATCGAAACTGTTCATAAGGGGGGTGGGACCGAACAGCATCTCGGACCTGGCCAAGACGATCCCTGAGTATATTTTTATCGCGTATCAACTTACCTTTGCCGCCATTACCGTGGCTCTTGCCAGCGGCGCATATATCGAGCGCATGAAGTTCTCCGCGTGGCTGCTTTTTTCAGTGCTGTGGATGACGATTGTATATCTTCCCGTGGCGCACTGGGTATGGGGTAACGGTTTTCTTGCAAAGGCGGGAGCGCTGGACTTTGCAGGTGGTACGGTAGTGCACATCAACGCGGGCATTGCAGCGCTGGTGGGGGCACTCTTGCTCGGCAAGCGCCGGGAAAAGGCGATCATGCCGCATAACCTGACCCTCGTGGTGACCGGTGCCGGCCTTTTATGGTTCGGCTGGTTCGGGTTCAACGCTGGCTCGGCCTTGGCGGCAAGCGGTCTGGCAGGGGCGGCGTTCATCAACACGAACACGGCAACGGCCGTAGCCGCCATCGCATGGATGGTCGTTGAATGGATGCATTCCGGGAAGCCGACGGTGCTCGGCCTTGCATCGGGCGCGGTGGGAGGTCTTGTCGCCATCACGCCAGCCGCGGGATTCGTCAACATCAGCGGCGCGATCATCATAGGCATTGCGGCAGGGGTTATCCCGTTCTTTGCCGTTGCGAAAATGAAGCCGGCCTTTGGTTACGATGATACGCTCGACGCCTTCGGCATCCACGGGGTCGGCGGGACCATCGGTGCCATCCTGACGGGCGTCTTTGCCGATCCGGCAATCAACGAAGCCGGCAAGGGCCTCTTGTATGGAAATCCGATACAGGTCTGGATCCAGATCAAAGCGGTTGCAGTCACCCTGTTGTACAGCGGAGTGATGACCTTCATCATCTTCAAGGTAATCAAAGCCATTGTGGGCATCCGTGTCGACGGCGAGGATGAGTATGTCGGACTCGATGAAAGCCAGCACGGAGAGAAGGCGTATAACCTGTAG
- a CDS encoding P-II family nitrogen regulator — protein MKLIKCIIQPYKLDDVKEALAELKVQGMTVSEVKGFGRQKGHTELYRGAEYTVDFVPKVEIEIVVPDAMVKTALDTVVKAARSGKVGDGKIFVLNVEESVRIRTGESGDTAL, from the coding sequence ATGAAACTGATCAAATGCATCATCCAGCCCTATAAGCTGGACGACGTAAAGGAAGCATTGGCGGAGCTGAAGGTGCAGGGTATGACCGTTTCCGAGGTCAAGGGGTTCGGCAGGCAGAAGGGCCACACCGAGCTGTACCGCGGAGCTGAATATACCGTCGATTTCGTTCCCAAGGTGGAGATCGAGATCGTGGTCCCCGATGCCATGGTAAAAACCGCTCTTGATACCGTGGTAAAAGCCGCACGGTCGGGCAAGGTCGGGGATGGGAAAATATTCGTCCTGAACGTGGAGGAGTCGGTCAGGATCAGGACCGGCGAATCCGGCGACACGGCACTGTAA